One window of Suricata suricatta isolate VVHF042 chromosome 6, meerkat_22Aug2017_6uvM2_HiC, whole genome shotgun sequence genomic DNA carries:
- the CANX gene encoding calnexin, which yields MEGKWLLCMLLVLGTTVVRAHEGHDDDMIDIEDDLDDVIEEVEDSKLKPDTSAPPSPKVTYKAPVPTGEVYFADSFDRGTLSGWILSKAKKEDTDDEIAKYDGKWEVDEMKETKLPGDKGLVLMSRAKHHAISAKLNKPFLFDTKPLIVQYEVNFQNGIECGGAYVKLLSKTPELNLDQFHDKTPYTIMFGPDKCGEDYKLHFIFRHKNPKTGVYEEKHAKRPDADLKTYFTDKKTHLYTLILNPDNSFEILVDQSVVNSGNLLNDMTPPVNPSREIEDPEDQKPEDWDERPKIPDPDAVKPDDWDEDAPAKIPDEEATKPEGWLDDEPEYVPDPDAEKPEDWDEDMDGEWEAPQIANPKCESAPGCGVWQRPMIDNPNYKGKWKPPMIDNPNYQGIWKPRKIPNPDFFEDLEPFKMTPFSAIGLELWSMTSDIFFDNFIICGDRRVVDEWASDGWGLKKAADGAAEPGVVGQMIEAAEERPWLWVVYILTVALPVFLVILFCCSGKKQSSPVEYKKTDAPQPDVKEEEEEKEEEKDKGDEEEEGEEKPEEKQKSDAEEDGGAVSQEEEDRKPKAEEDEILNRSPRNRKPRRE from the exons ATGGAAGGCAAGTGGTTGCTTTGTATGTTACTGGTCCTTGGAACGACTGTTGTCCGCGCTCATGAAGGACACGATGATGATATGATTGATATTGAGGACGACCTCGATGATGTTATTGAAGAGGTAGAAGACTCGAAATTGAAACCAGACACCAGCGCCCCTCCGTCTCCAAAG GTCACCTACAAAGCTCCAGTTCCAACAGGGGAAGTGTATTTTGCTGATTCCTTTGACAGAGGAACTCTGTCAGG GTGGATTTTATCCAAAGCCAAGAAAGAGGACACTGATGATGAAATTGCCAAATATGATG GGAAGTGGGAGGTAGATGAAATGAAGGAAACCAAGCTCCCAggtgataaaggacttgtattgATGTCTCGGGCCAAGCATCACGCCATCTCCGCGAAACTGAACAAGCCCTTCCTGTTTGACACCAAGCCTCTCATTGTTCA ATATGAGGTTAATTTCCAGAATGGAATAGAATGTGGCGGTGCGTATGTGAAACTGCTTTCCAAAACCCCAGAACTTAACCTG GATCAGTTCCATGACAAGACTCCTTACACGATTATGTTTGGTCCAGATAAATGTGGAGAAGACTATAAATTGCACTTTATCTTCCGccacaaaaaccccaaaacgGGTGTATATGAAGAAAAACATGCTAAGAGGCCAGATGCAGATCTGAAGACCtattttactgataagaaaacACATCTTTATACATTAA tccTGAATCCAGATAACAGTTTTGAAATACTAGTTGACCAATCTGTTGTGAATAGTGGAAATTTGCTAAACGACATGACTCCTCCTGTAAATCCTTCACGTGAAATTGAGGACCCAGAAGACCAGAAGCCTGAGGATTGGGATGAAAGACCAAAAATCCCAGACCCCGATGCTGTCAAACCAGATGACTG GGATGAAGATGCCCCTGCTAAGATTCCAGATGAAGAAGCAACAAAGCCTGAGGGTTGGTTAGATGATGAGCCCGAATATGTACCTGATCCGGATGCAGAGAAGCCAGAGGATTG GGATGAAGATATGGATGGAGAATGGGAGGCTCCTCAGATTGCCAACCCTAAGTGTGAGTCGGCCCCCGGGTGTGGTGTCTGGCAGCGACCTATGATTGACAACCCGAATTATAAAGGCAAATGGAAACCTCCCATGATTGACAATCCTAACTACCAG GGAATCTGGAAGCCCCGGAAAATACCAAATCCAGACTTCTTTGAAGATCTGGAACCTTTCAAAATGACTCCTTTTAGTGCTATTGGTTTGGAGCTGTGGTCCATGACCTCAGACATTTTTTTTGACAACTTTATTATTTGCGGTGATCGAAGAGTAGTTGATGAGTGGGCCAGTGATGGATGGGGCCTGAAGAAAGCTGCTGATGGGGCTGCTGAG CCAGGTGTGGTGGGGCAGATGATCGAGGCGGCCGAGGAGCGCCCGTGGCTCTGGGTGGTCTACATCTTGACGGTGGCTCTGCCTGTGTTTCTCGTCATCCTCTTCTGCTGCTCCGGAAAG AAACAGTCAAGTCCTGTGGAGTATAAGAAGACTGATGCTCCTCAACCCGAtgtgaaggaggaagaagaggagaaggaagaggaaaaggacaaGGGAGACGAAGAGGAGGAAGGTGAAGAAAAACCTG aagagaaacagaagagcgATGCTGAAGAAGATGGTGGTGCTGTAAGTCAAGAGGAGGAGGATAGAAAACCGAAAGCAGAG GAGGATGAAATTTTGAACAGATCACCAAGAAACAGAAAGCCGCGAAGAGAGTGA